A genomic window from Levilactobacillus yonginensis includes:
- a CDS encoding tyrosine-protein phosphatase, with translation MTDNQRILHVTGGRNFRELGGYQTIDGHTVKWHKLLRTAGLAELTPEDQQMLSNYGVVADVDFRSKDEQVQSPDRVPVGVKYHFLPVFPADDQTDASASEADLQKRFSNDGTAGHDHMVDVYRQMVTLDSAQKAYHDFFATLLANEDEQQSVLFHCTAGKDRTGMGAFFVLSALGVDPQTIRQDYLMTNETSAEHIKLVTADALKKGYGEAFASNIRALYSVSNDYFDAANRIINTQYGGTQDYLKDVLGLSRSDLTNLKQLYLDA, from the coding sequence ATGACAGACAACCAACGAATTTTACATGTGACTGGCGGTCGGAACTTCCGGGAGCTTGGCGGCTACCAGACGATTGACGGACACACGGTCAAGTGGCACAAGTTGTTGCGGACCGCTGGGTTGGCTGAGCTCACCCCGGAAGATCAACAAATGTTAAGCAATTATGGTGTCGTGGCCGACGTCGACTTCCGTTCTAAAGACGAACAGGTCCAATCGCCAGACCGCGTACCAGTGGGAGTCAAGTATCATTTTCTCCCGGTTTTTCCCGCGGATGATCAGACGGATGCTTCGGCCAGCGAGGCTGACTTGCAAAAACGCTTTTCCAACGACGGCACGGCTGGTCACGACCACATGGTCGACGTCTACCGCCAAATGGTCACCTTAGATTCTGCGCAGAAAGCCTACCACGACTTCTTTGCAACGTTATTAGCTAACGAAGATGAACAACAATCCGTACTGTTTCACTGTACAGCAGGTAAGGACCGGACCGGAATGGGGGCCTTCTTTGTGTTGAGTGCACTGGGAGTTGACCCCCAGACGATTCGCCAAGATTACCTGATGACGAATGAAACTTCAGCTGAACACATTAAATTGGTCACGGCAGATGCCTTAAAGAAGGGCTATGGTGAAGCCTTTGCCTCAAATATTCGGGCACTGTACTCCGTTAGCAACGATTACTTTGACGCCGCAAATAGAATTATCAATACTCAGTATGGTGGGACGCAAGATTATTTAAAGGACGTTCTGGGTCTATCACGTAGCGACTTAACTAATTTAAAACAACTTTATTTGGACGCCTAG
- a CDS encoding alpha/beta hydrolase fold domain-containing protein translates to MIVVSLRGKWLLFKTQHSQLKQQIQQAFLQPSRQNRAVVPEKFPANMVTKERKVFGGRLLTVASGAPLPQHVLLFHGGAYTMQGIDSHRKLMETLVDQANLRITYVDYPLVPEATVDDTLVFAMNSYSYLRAQYPDDQFFLMGDSAGGGLALSLLQQLKEHQEPLPVGTILISPWTDLSMMNPDLKVAAKHDPYLTLATLKKIGFAYAGDHPVTDPLVSPIYGSFDNLGPIQLYFGANELLVADDERLLQKLEAAEGTPIKARRLKSMLHDYILWNKLPESKRTLKEVKQFILTGELG, encoded by the coding sequence GTGATAGTCGTGAGTTTGCGTGGGAAATGGTTACTTTTCAAGACCCAGCATAGTCAACTTAAGCAACAGATCCAGCAAGCGTTTTTACAGCCTAGCCGGCAAAACCGGGCCGTAGTCCCCGAAAAGTTCCCAGCCAACATGGTGACCAAGGAACGCAAGGTCTTCGGTGGGCGGTTGTTGACCGTGGCTTCGGGTGCGCCCTTGCCGCAACACGTGTTGTTATTCCACGGTGGGGCGTACACCATGCAGGGAATCGACAGTCACCGCAAGTTAATGGAAACATTGGTCGATCAAGCTAACCTGAGAATCACGTATGTTGATTATCCGTTGGTTCCAGAGGCAACTGTGGACGATACATTGGTGTTTGCAATGAATAGTTACAGCTATTTACGCGCCCAGTATCCCGATGACCAATTCTTTTTAATGGGTGATTCTGCCGGTGGTGGCTTGGCGTTGTCATTGTTACAACAGTTAAAGGAACACCAAGAACCACTTCCTGTTGGGACTATTTTGATTTCGCCATGGACGGATTTGAGTATGATGAACCCGGACCTGAAGGTGGCTGCTAAACACGATCCATATCTAACGTTAGCGACGTTAAAGAAAATTGGATTTGCGTACGCTGGTGATCATCCGGTGACGGATCCGCTAGTGAGTCCCATTTATGGGAGTTTTGATAATTTGGGCCCAATACAGTTGTACTTTGGTGCTAATGAACTATTAGTGGCCGATGATGAACGGTTGCTTCAAAAACTTGAAGCGGCTGAGGGGACTCCCATCAAAGCCCGCCGGTTGAAGTCGATGCTGCATGATTATATTCTGTGGAATAA